A section of the Citrus sinensis cultivar Valencia sweet orange chromosome 8, DVS_A1.0, whole genome shotgun sequence genome encodes:
- the LOC102613106 gene encoding endo-1,4-beta-xylanase 5-like — protein MKYTPTSAGFLICFVLLGASLAASYDGPLYDFTAYTECKELPEQPLYNGGMLKNHPPENFSSIAHFSTGFYTPAFILHNLTPGTIYCFSIWLKIEGANSAHVRASLKTENSVYNCVGSAAAKQGCWSFLKGGFVLDSPSNLSILFFQNSDDRDINIAVASASLQPFTDEQWRFNQQYIINTERKRAVTIHAADGSGDTLQGAEITIEQVSKDFPFGSAIASTILGNLPYQKWFVERFNAAVFENELKWYATEPEQGKINYTIADQMMEFVRSNQLIARGHNIFWEDPKYTPAWVRNLTGPALQSAVNSRIQSLMNKYKEEFIHWDVSNEMLHFDFYEQRLGHDATLHFYETAHQSDPLATLFMNEFNVVETCSDENSTVDRYISRLRELKRGGVLMDGIGLESHFTVPNLPLMRAILDKLATLNLPIWLTEVDISGKLDKETQAVYLEQVLREGFSHPSVNGIMLWTALHPNGCYQMCLTDNNLQNLPAGNIVDKLLKEWQTGEVTGHTDGHGSFSFYGFLGEYTVSVKYGNRTANSTFSLCQGDETRHVTIRV, from the exons ATGAAATACACTCCTACTTCTGCTGGATTCTTGATTTGTTTCGTTCTTTTAGGAGCTTCCTTGGCTGCTTCATATG ACGGGCCATTGTATGATTTTACTGCTTACACCGAG TGTAAAGAGCTGCCAGAGCAGCCACTCTACAATGGAGGAATGCTCAAAAATCACCCTCCAGAAAATTTCAGTAGCATTGCCCACTTCTCGACTGGTTTCTATACACCAGCTTTCATATTGCACAATCTCACACCGGGCACCATCTACTGTTTCTCTA TTTGGTTGAAGATTGAGGGTGCTAATTCGGCTCACGTAAGGGCAAGCCTAAAGACAGAGAACTCAGTGTACAATTGTGTAGGGTCTGCTGCTGCCAAACAAGGATGCTGGTCATTTCTCAAAGGcggatttgttcttgattCGCCATCAAACTTATCTATATTATTCTTTCAG AATTCGGATGACAGGGATATCAATATAGCAGTTGCTAGCGCTTCGTTGCAGCCATTTACTGATGAGCAATGGAGGTTCAACCAgcaatatataattaacacT GAAAGGAAACGGGCTGTGACAATCCATGCAGCAGATGGAAGTGGAGATACATTACAAGGGGCAGAAATCACAATAGAGCAGGTCTCAAAAGATTTTCCCTTTGGATCTGCAATTGCAAGTACAATTCTTGGAAACTTACCCTATCAG AAATGGTTTGTTGAGCGATTCAATGCAGCTGTATTCGAAAACGAACTGAAATGGTATGCAACAGAACCAGAGCAAGGCAAGATCAACTACACTATAGCAGATCAGATGATGGAATTTGTTAGATCTAATCAACTAATTGCCAGAGGCCACAATATATTCTGGGAAGATCCTAAATACACACCAGCATGGGTTCGCAATCTCACTGGTCCTGCACTACAATCAGCTGTCAACTCCCGGATACAAAGCCTGATGAACAAATACAAAGAAGAGTTCATACATTGGGATGTCAGCAATGAGATGCTTCACTTCGATTTCTATGAGCAGCGACTAGGCCATGATGCAACCTTGCATTTCTACGAAACAGCACACCAATCAGACCCTTTAGCAACTCTATTCATGAATGAATTCAACGTGGTGGAGACTTGCAGTGATGAGAACTCAACCGTCGATAGATACATTTCAAGACTAAGAGAACTGAAAAGGGGCGGGGTGTTGATGGATGGCATAGGCCTAGAAAGTCACTTTACAGTTCCAAATCTTCCTCTCATGAGAGCTATCCTAGACAAACTGGCCACACTGAATCTCCCAATTTGGCTTACAGAAGTCGATATCAGCGGCAAACTCGATAAGGAAACACAGGCAGTTTACCTAGAGCAGGTATTAAGGGAAGGCTTCTCACATCCTTCAGTGAACGGAATAATGCTTTGGACAGCATTACATCCTAATGGGTGTTACCAAATGTGCCTGACTGATAATAATTTGCAGAATCTGCCTGCTGGTAACATAGTTGACAAACTTTTGAAGGAGTGGCAAACTGGTGAAGTAACGGGTCACACGGATGGCCATGGTTCATTTAGCTTTTACGGCTTCTTAGGTGAATACACAGTGAGTGTTAAGTATGGCAATAGAACTGCAAACTCAACATTTTCGCTCTGTCAAGGCGATGAAACTAGACACGTTACCATTCGAGTGTAA